In Populus alba chromosome 1, ASM523922v2, whole genome shotgun sequence, a single window of DNA contains:
- the LOC118038168 gene encoding E3 ubiquitin-protein ligase RMA3, protein MEQHFFDHEAHFESEEDVGLKQKHKLIPVPTAVSDNDSGYFECNICLDSAHDPVVTLCGHLYCWPCIYKWLHVKTSSPDASQQQPSCPVCKADISPNSLVPLYGRGPSTSESKSKKDPVDVVIPRRPLPSELNTVNANTSPQNQQLHSNFFNPQPQSFQHQQYFHDPHGGYAALTSSNLGGTVMTGFLNPMLGMFNEMVFTRNFGTSITNMFARPYTNPLMGSNSPRMRRQEMQLDKSLNRVSIFFLCCIILCLLLF, encoded by the coding sequence TTTGATCATGAGGCACATTTTGAATCTGAGGAAGATGTTGGACTTAAGCAGAAACATAAATTGATCCCAGTCCCAACAGCAGTCTCAGACAACGATAGTGGCTATTTTGAATGCAACATATGCTTAGACTCTGCACATGACCCTGTTGTCACCCTATGTGGTCATCTATATTGCTGGCCATGCATTTACAAATGGCTCCATGTTAAAACCTCCTCCCCTGATGCTAGTCAGCAGCAGCCGAGCTGCCCTGTCTGCAAGGCTGACATTTCTCCAAATTCATTGGTCCCTCTATATGGCCGGGGCCCATCTACATCTGAATCAAAATCCAAGAAAGACCCAGTGGATGTAGTCATACCCCGTAGGCCACTCCCTTCTGAGTTGAATACAGTGAATGCTAATACTTCGCCACAAAATCAGCAActtcattcaaattttttcaatccACAGCCTCAGTCATTTCAACACCAACAATACTTCCATGATCCTCATGGAGGTTATGCAGCCTTGACCTCTTCAAACCTTGGGGGTACTGTTATGACAGGTTTTTTAAATCCAATGCTGGGGATGTTCAATGAGATGGTGTTCACAAGGAATTTTGGGACGTCGATCACCAATATGTTTGCTCGCCCTTACACAAATCCTCTCATGGGAAGTAACAGTCCTAGGATGAGGAGGCAGGAAATGCAGCTTGATAAGTCTCTAAATAGAGtgtccatcttttttctttgctgCATCATTTTGTGCctcctcttattttga